Proteins found in one Microbacterium sp. LWS13-1.2 genomic segment:
- a CDS encoding TadE/TadG family type IV pilus assembly protein, producing the protein MRVVRSRVAADVCDDAGASPVEFVLVGTLLTVLTLGVLQFGLAVYVRNVVHDAAVEGAYHAALADTTLEEGARRTREIVSRTIGGEYAADVAVGETSALGQETVEIRVAATLPLIGLLGAPRLLEVTAHAPVESFD; encoded by the coding sequence ATGCGGGTCGTGCGCTCGCGGGTCGCCGCGGACGTGTGCGACGACGCCGGTGCGAGCCCGGTCGAGTTCGTCCTCGTCGGCACGCTCCTCACCGTCCTGACACTCGGCGTGCTGCAGTTCGGACTCGCGGTGTACGTGCGCAACGTCGTGCACGACGCGGCCGTCGAGGGCGCCTACCATGCCGCGCTCGCCGACACGACGCTCGAAGAAGGCGCACGCCGCACGCGCGAGATCGTCAGCCGCACGATCGGCGGCGAGTACGCCGCCGATGTCGCCGTGGGGGAGACGTCGGCACTCGGCCAGGAGACGGTCGAGATCCGCGTCGCCGCGACGCTGCCGCTGATCGGCTTGCTCGGCGCGCCGCGCTTGCTGGAGGTGACGGCGCATGCGCCTGTCGAGTCGTTCGACTGA
- a CDS encoding TadE family protein: MRSSRDGQSPPTASDDSEAGSAALEFILVGLLLLVPLVYLVVSLGLIQGQSLGAEAAARHVARAVSTAVDAEDARARADAVIAAVSDEYGLDDVDLSIECTPAGTTCPRAGATLHVSVRTVVALPLVPPVLDLDRIAAIPIEAAAAHKVSRFWSER, encoded by the coding sequence GTGAGGTCGAGCCGCGACGGGCAGAGCCCGCCGACGGCGTCCGATGACTCCGAAGCAGGCTCCGCGGCGCTCGAGTTCATCCTGGTGGGACTGCTGCTCCTCGTGCCCCTGGTGTACCTGGTGGTGTCGCTGGGACTCATCCAAGGTCAGAGCCTCGGCGCCGAGGCCGCGGCCCGCCATGTCGCGCGGGCCGTATCGACAGCGGTCGACGCGGAGGACGCCCGCGCCCGCGCCGATGCCGTGATCGCCGCCGTCTCCGACGAGTACGGGCTCGACGACGTCGACCTGTCGATCGAGTGCACGCCCGCGGGGACGACCTGCCCGCGCGCCGGCGCGACTCTGCACGTGAGCGTCCGGACTGTGGTGGCGCTGCCGCTCGTGCCGCCGGTGCTCGACCTCGACCGCATCGCCGCGATACCGATCGAGGCGGCGGCCGCGCACAAGGTCTCGCGATTCTGGAGCGAGCGATGA
- a CDS encoding pilus assembly protein TadG-related protein, translated as MRARLRACARDRDPLGDDEGSVLILTLGYAVLAIAVILVCTAATSLYLAQKQLDAVADATALAAADGFELSIVSGEPLATLTDAGVHQAAAAMVGQIGEDARLVSAATPDGVSARVTVAGQWHPPIVTVFVPDGVALEATATSRTALR; from the coding sequence ATGAGGGCCCGGCTGCGGGCGTGCGCACGCGATCGCGACCCGCTGGGCGACGACGAGGGCAGCGTGCTGATCCTGACCCTCGGCTACGCGGTGCTGGCGATCGCGGTGATCCTCGTCTGCACCGCCGCGACCAGTCTCTATCTCGCGCAGAAGCAGCTCGACGCGGTGGCGGATGCCACGGCTCTTGCCGCCGCCGACGGCTTCGAACTCTCCATCGTCAGCGGTGAGCCCCTCGCGACGCTGACCGATGCCGGTGTGCACCAGGCGGCTGCGGCGATGGTGGGCCAGATCGGAGAGGATGCGCGGCTCGTTTCGGCGGCGACTCCCGACGGCGTCTCTGCGCGTGTCACGGTCGCCGGGCAGTGGCATCCGCCCATCGTCACCGTGTTCGTGCCCGACGGCGTGGCGCTCGAGGCGACCGCGACGAGTCGCACGGCGCTGCGCTAG
- a CDS encoding RIO1 family regulatory kinase/ATPase, translated as MSSVRLDASASVLPPELEPGADQRWSTWPASSPTQRGPLPHPHWLVTASGAFDTELGIVKTGKEADVHLIERAVPGTAGVLLAAKRYRTSHHSDFHRSGSYEEGRTMRNTRDARAVGRKSAYGRSVAAGHWAVSEFDALCRAWQAGVPVPYPVQVSDTEVLMEFIGDGRAAAPRLAQSRLHGEELRDAFEQVVGILEAFARAGFAHGDLSPYNLLDHEGHIVVIDLPQIVDVAANPQGLDFLYRDIVNVSIWFARRGLDNDPEDVFAHLVGVMW; from the coding sequence ATGTCATCCGTACGCCTCGACGCGTCCGCATCCGTCCTTCCGCCGGAGCTCGAGCCCGGCGCCGATCAGCGCTGGTCCACCTGGCCGGCTTCCTCTCCCACTCAACGCGGCCCCCTGCCGCACCCGCACTGGCTCGTGACCGCATCGGGGGCGTTCGACACCGAGCTCGGCATCGTCAAGACCGGCAAGGAAGCCGACGTGCACCTCATCGAGCGCGCCGTTCCGGGCACAGCCGGAGTCCTCCTCGCAGCCAAGCGGTACCGCACCTCTCACCACAGCGACTTCCACCGTTCGGGCAGCTACGAAGAGGGCCGCACGATGCGCAACACCCGCGACGCCCGCGCGGTGGGCCGCAAATCGGCGTACGGCCGCTCCGTGGCTGCCGGGCACTGGGCGGTCAGCGAGTTCGACGCGCTGTGCCGCGCCTGGCAGGCCGGGGTTCCCGTGCCGTACCCGGTGCAGGTGAGCGACACCGAGGTGCTCATGGAGTTCATCGGCGACGGCCGTGCTGCGGCGCCCCGGCTTGCTCAGAGCCGGCTGCACGGAGAGGAGCTGAGGGATGCCTTCGAGCAGGTCGTCGGCATTCTGGAGGCCTTCGCACGAGCAGGCTTCGCGCACGGCGACCTGTCGCCGTACAACCTGCTCGACCACGAGGGGCACATCGTCGTGATCGATCTGCCGCAGATCGTCGATGTCGCCGCCAACCCGCAGGGGCTCGACTTCCTCTACCGCGACATCGTGAACGTGTCGATCTGGTTCGCGCGGCGCGGTCTCGACAACGATCCGGAGGACGTGTTCGCTCACCTCGTCGGCGTGATGTGGTGA